A stretch of Lentisphaera araneosa HTCC2155 DNA encodes these proteins:
- a CDS encoding transposase, translating to MKDTIRYSESFKQKVVNEISKGKFISCGEASQAYGISGSCTVRAWVKKYGRTDLLPKVIKVETENDIDEIKALKKHIAELEKTVTELAISDVMNKAYFDIACDEFGVSDKEAFKKKVGVKRSKESDQ from the coding sequence ATGAAAGATACAATAAGATATAGTGAATCATTTAAACAAAAAGTGGTAAACGAGATCTCCAAAGGTAAATTTATAAGCTGTGGAGAAGCGAGCCAAGCTTATGGGATATCAGGCTCTTGTACAGTAAGAGCCTGGGTCAAAAAGTATGGTAGAACAGACTTATTACCAAAGGTGATTAAAGTGGAAACAGAAAATGATATTGATGAGATTAAAGCTCTTAAAAAGCATATTGCTGAGTTAGAGAAAACAGTAACCGAACTAGCGATAAGTGATGTTATGAATAAAGCTTACTTTGATATAGCTTGTGATGAGTTCGGCGTATCTGATAAAGAAGCCTTCAAAAAAAAAGTCGGTGTGAAGCGGTCAAAAGAGTCAGATCAATGA
- a CDS encoding IS3 family transposase, with protein sequence MNSHFTVKQLCNHLHMSRQNFYKNKSLSTKKEVDRKLVIDLIKEQRCIQSELGIRKLQNMLVDNFKENSIQIGRDRLFDIAREERLLIKRKRKYCRTTDSRHRFKVYKNLIKDKVLTAPNQVWVCDITYIRVAKSFVYLALITDAFSRKIIAYNVGESLEAVGCIKALKMALKSLPKGSYPIHHSDRGSQYCCHDYIEILTNRNLPVSMTEENHCYENSKAERVNGILKYEYHLRETFKNFKDAKKAIKQAIYLYNNCRPHTALEYSFPSVVHETQCA encoded by the coding sequence ATGAATAGCCACTTTACTGTTAAACAACTTTGTAATCACCTCCATATGAGTCGGCAAAATTTCTATAAAAATAAATCTTTAAGCACCAAAAAAGAAGTAGATAGAAAACTTGTGATCGATCTTATTAAAGAACAACGTTGCATTCAATCTGAGCTCGGAATTCGAAAGCTGCAGAATATGTTAGTAGATAACTTCAAAGAGAATTCTATACAGATAGGACGAGATCGCTTATTCGATATAGCTCGCGAAGAACGCCTATTAATCAAAAGAAAGAGGAAGTACTGTCGAACTACTGACTCTAGGCATCGTTTTAAAGTCTACAAAAATCTAATAAAGGATAAGGTGTTAACCGCACCTAACCAGGTGTGGGTTTGTGATATAACCTACATCAGAGTTGCAAAAAGCTTTGTTTATCTAGCGTTAATCACAGATGCCTTCTCTAGAAAAATTATTGCTTATAATGTGGGAGAGAGTTTAGAAGCTGTAGGATGTATCAAAGCATTAAAGATGGCTTTAAAAAGTCTCCCAAAAGGGTCATACCCCATCCATCACTCTGACCGTGGGTCTCAGTACTGCTGTCACGATTACATTGAAATCTTGACGAATAGAAATCTTCCTGTCAGTATGACTGAAGAAAACCATTGCTATGAAAATTCAAAAGCTGAAAGAGTCAACGGAATACTGAAGTATGAATATCATTTACGCGAAACATTTAAGAACTTTAAAGATGCTAAAAAAGCAATTAAGCAGGCTATTTACTTATACAATAATTGTCGCCCTCATACAGCTTTGGAATATTCATTTCCAAGTGTTGTTCATGAAACACAATGTGCATAA
- a CDS encoding alpha/beta hydrolase has product MKKAIKIRLGVYVGLYLALGLVLYAVQTSLVYYPVKNIEHQYPVLVLESEGEKISVLKIEEGQSQAVIYFGGNGENVVYSAPQIAELCEDRSLYLMQYRGYGSSTGKPSQKAIFADALKLYDELKIRYDHISLVGRSLGTGVAVYLASQRPVDKMVLITPYDSIQSVAQKRFPIYPMSVVLTEKYRSIDRVPVLPVPTLILLAYNDEVIPMANSQKLIAAFAKVKPQVEVIKNAGHNDLSERQEYKKAIKDFFLIE; this is encoded by the coding sequence ATGAAAAAAGCGATAAAGATAAGGCTGGGAGTCTATGTGGGGCTCTATCTTGCTTTGGGCTTAGTGCTTTATGCCGTGCAGACCAGTTTGGTTTATTATCCGGTGAAAAATATTGAGCATCAGTACCCCGTTTTAGTTTTGGAAAGTGAGGGAGAGAAGATCTCCGTTTTAAAAATTGAGGAGGGGCAATCGCAAGCGGTTATTTACTTTGGGGGCAATGGCGAAAATGTGGTGTATTCAGCTCCCCAAATAGCTGAGCTTTGCGAAGATCGCAGTTTGTACCTCATGCAATATCGCGGTTATGGTTCGAGTACGGGAAAACCATCACAAAAAGCTATTTTTGCCGATGCTCTTAAGCTCTATGATGAACTGAAAATTCGATATGATCACATCAGTCTCGTGGGGCGTAGTTTGGGTACGGGAGTCGCCGTTTACCTGGCAAGTCAGCGACCCGTTGATAAAATGGTTCTGATCACGCCTTATGATAGCATACAGAGTGTGGCGCAAAAACGTTTCCCAATTTACCCCATGTCAGTGGTACTGACAGAGAAGTATAGGTCAATTGATCGAGTTCCTGTACTTCCTGTTCCCACCTTGATTCTCTTAGCTTATAATGACGAAGTCATCCCCATGGCAAATTCCCAAAAGTTGATTGCGGCTTTCGCAAAAGTAAAACCCCAAGTCGAAGTTATTAAGAATGCGGGTCACAACGACCTCTCCGAGCGTCAAGAATACAAAAAAGCCATTAAGGATTTTTTTCTCATAGAATAA
- a CDS encoding ABC transporter permease subunit, whose amino-acid sequence MSWKRHKLAKSNLSALILTGIALVFIYPFIWMFFSSFKTNPEIYQSTQLLPQSREFIEARQEQIQDDSKVKNRAQAFREKRKIRSKIKELEAQEELTLEQVTSLQELKKQLAQLDRPSPTTEAPTKAIEETESMWTSLSNLDFQYFDILLNSNRRHLDKLESEIAQENDLKQKAQLQADYDHLKKYQYFDFKKVFTNSLIIALLHCFGAVALSASAGYVFAKIDFKGKKFFFTLAILVILIPKQALILPLFEWINFIGLSNSHAGIVLPGALNAIGLLFFTQIWKQVPNDMLDICRLEGASELRTFIHALPLISSALLSFALLDFIMSWNEHLLPLIVLQSPDKQTLPLALSQLMGASLGEPLAVIMAGATFTILPTLTLFALLYRRIKSSLADLHLH is encoded by the coding sequence ATGAGTTGGAAGCGCCATAAACTCGCCAAAAGCAATTTGTCTGCCCTCATTTTGACTGGCATTGCTTTGGTCTTTATTTATCCCTTTATTTGGATGTTTTTCTCGAGCTTTAAAACCAATCCAGAAATCTATCAATCGACGCAATTACTGCCTCAGAGCCGAGAATTTATTGAGGCCCGACAGGAACAGATTCAAGATGATTCCAAAGTCAAAAATCGCGCCCAAGCTTTTCGCGAGAAACGCAAAATTAGATCAAAAATCAAAGAACTCGAAGCCCAAGAAGAGCTCACTCTTGAACAAGTCACTTCCCTGCAAGAACTCAAGAAGCAATTAGCTCAACTTGATCGCCCGAGCCCCACTACTGAAGCTCCCACAAAAGCTATTGAGGAGACCGAATCCATGTGGACCAGTCTCAGCAATCTCGATTTCCAATACTTTGATATCTTGCTCAATTCCAATCGCCGTCACCTCGATAAACTAGAAAGCGAAATCGCGCAGGAAAACGACCTCAAGCAAAAAGCTCAGTTACAGGCGGATTATGATCACTTGAAGAAGTATCAATATTTTGACTTTAAAAAAGTTTTCACTAACTCACTCATTATTGCCTTATTGCACTGCTTTGGTGCCGTGGCCCTCAGTGCCTCCGCAGGCTATGTTTTTGCAAAAATTGATTTCAAAGGCAAGAAATTTTTCTTTACTTTAGCCATCTTGGTGATTCTTATCCCGAAACAAGCCCTCATCCTGCCCCTCTTTGAGTGGATCAACTTTATTGGGCTGAGCAACTCCCATGCCGGCATCGTTTTACCTGGCGCACTCAATGCGATTGGACTGCTCTTTTTCACACAAATATGGAAACAAGTTCCCAATGATATGCTTGATATCTGTCGCTTAGAAGGCGCCAGTGAACTGCGCACCTTTATTCACGCCCTACCGCTAATCAGTTCCGCTCTGCTCAGTTTTGCTCTCTTAGATTTCATCATGTCCTGGAACGAACACCTGCTCCCCCTAATCGTACTGCAAAGTCCCGATAAACAGACCCTTCCTCTCGCTCTTAGTCAACTCATGGGGGCGAGCCTCGGCGAGCCTCTCGCAGTCATCATGGCCGGAGCGACTTTCACCATCTTGCCGACCCTCACCCTCTTTGCCCTACTCTACCGCCGCATCAAATCCTCACTCGCGGACCTGCATTTGCATTAG